One Actinoplanes missouriensis 431 DNA segment encodes these proteins:
- a CDS encoding sensor histidine kinase → MAGHHSADHRLRAGLSTVWRALAGRGRWVLGRRLAVAAAMLPVAVVFAGTPLTAAGIVLAAVVLLTRYAYPIASLAIGAALGVAASFAPGPALLVLPWPVSVLLAYTAGRQVRDTRRAGAALATAGLVQIVASLAALLGQDRFTPAGAAVEFLAIALAAGLPGVTGMFHGQRDRTVEALHERNRLLERANLLGESRARMRERARIAGEMHDLLGHRLSLIVLHAGALEVRTRQSAPEVSEQADLLRVTSRTALDELRAVLGILRLDGSAAPDGTDSGVGTRVDVTRLVGESRDAGVPISLSWAGDDLAEADPGVRRAVHRIVREALANVHKHAPGATTTVTVTAGPDRVGLEVRNDLRPPAVPVPGSGLGLTGLRERVRLAGGTLTAGADTDADVFLVGVTLPRHPGPAAPDPTIDRVALEDRQMPGAAPGTEAGCSPEAARRSTPPMSKTTTKVALVAAGAGVVLCGGLGLGVYHLFQRTITAQTYQDIRPGDPQDQVRELTGGDTMVAREAVEGHGPDVPGGATCDHVLAAGFESVYRFCFTDGTLLRKDTIAVP, encoded by the coding sequence GTGGCCGGACATCACAGTGCTGATCATCGGCTCCGGGCGGGGCTGAGCACGGTCTGGCGGGCCCTCGCCGGGCGGGGCCGGTGGGTTCTCGGCCGGCGGCTCGCGGTGGCCGCCGCGATGCTGCCGGTGGCCGTCGTCTTCGCGGGCACGCCGCTCACCGCCGCCGGGATCGTGCTGGCGGCCGTGGTGCTGCTGACCCGCTACGCGTACCCGATCGCCTCGCTGGCAATCGGCGCGGCGCTCGGCGTCGCGGCCTCCTTCGCGCCCGGCCCGGCCCTGCTCGTGCTGCCCTGGCCGGTCAGCGTGCTGCTTGCTTACACCGCCGGGCGGCAGGTGCGCGACACCCGCCGGGCCGGCGCCGCGCTGGCCACGGCGGGACTCGTGCAGATCGTGGCGAGTCTGGCGGCGCTGCTCGGGCAGGACCGGTTCACCCCCGCCGGCGCGGCGGTCGAGTTCCTCGCGATCGCCCTCGCGGCCGGCCTGCCGGGCGTCACAGGCATGTTCCACGGGCAGCGGGACCGGACCGTGGAGGCCCTGCACGAGCGCAACCGGTTGCTGGAACGGGCGAACCTGCTCGGCGAGTCCCGGGCCCGGATGCGCGAGCGCGCCCGGATCGCCGGCGAGATGCACGATCTGCTCGGGCACCGGCTCAGCCTGATCGTCCTGCACGCGGGCGCGCTGGAGGTGCGGACCCGGCAGTCGGCGCCGGAGGTCAGCGAACAGGCCGATCTGCTGCGGGTCACGTCGCGAACCGCCCTCGACGAGTTGCGTGCCGTCCTCGGCATCCTGCGGCTGGACGGCAGCGCTGCGCCCGACGGCACGGACTCCGGCGTGGGCACCCGTGTGGACGTGACGCGCCTGGTCGGCGAATCCCGCGACGCCGGCGTGCCGATCTCCCTGAGCTGGGCGGGTGACGATCTCGCGGAGGCGGATCCGGGCGTACGCCGTGCCGTGCACCGGATCGTCCGGGAGGCCCTGGCGAACGTGCACAAGCACGCGCCGGGCGCGACCACGACGGTGACCGTGACGGCCGGCCCGGACCGGGTCGGCCTCGAGGTCCGTAACGACCTGCGCCCACCGGCCGTGCCCGTCCCCGGCAGCGGGCTCGGCCTCACCGGTCTGCGGGAACGGGTCCGGCTGGCCGGCGGCACGCTCACCGCGGGCGCCGACACCGACGCCGATGTCTTCCTGGTCGGCGTCACGCTGCCGCGACACCCCGGACCGGCGGCCCCGGACCCGACGATCGACCGGGTGGCTCTGGAAGATCGGCAGATGCCCGGCGCCGCACCGGGCACGGAAGCTGGGTGCTCACCGGAGGCAGCACGAAGGAGCACACCACCCATGTCGAAAACCACCACGAAGGTCGCCCTCGTCGCCGCCGGGGCCGGCGTCGTGCTCTGCGGCGGCCTCGGGCTGGGCGTCTACCACCTCTTCCAGCGGACCATCACGGCGCAGACCTATCAGGACATCCGGCCCGGCGACCCGCAGGACCAGGTCCGTGAGCTGACCGGCGGTGACACCATGGTCGCCCGCGAGGCGGTCGAGGGACACGGCCCGGACGTGCCCGGCGGCGCGACGTGCGATCACGTGCTGGCAGCCGGGTTCGAGAGCGTCTACCGGTTCTGCTTCACGGACGGCACGCTGCTGCGCAAGGACACGATCGCCGTGCCGTGA
- a CDS encoding response regulator, translated as MIRVLIADDEALIRAGVRMVLETAGDIEVVAEVANGADAVERTRRHLVDVALLDIRMPVMDGLAAAERIAAAGRTRAIVLTTFGEQEYVARALRGGVTGFLLKDTPPDDLIRAVRGAAAGEAILSPRITRHVIETYVVDHRDPAGDARRRVATLTAREREVLALLGDGSSNADIARALMISEGTAKAHVSRILTGLGCANRVQAAILAHEAGLLRPA; from the coding sequence GTGATCCGGGTGTTGATCGCCGACGACGAGGCGCTGATCCGCGCCGGTGTCCGGATGGTCCTCGAGACGGCCGGCGACATCGAGGTCGTCGCCGAGGTGGCGAACGGCGCGGACGCCGTCGAGCGGACGCGCCGGCACCTCGTCGACGTGGCGTTGCTGGACATCCGGATGCCGGTGATGGACGGCCTGGCCGCCGCCGAGCGGATCGCCGCGGCCGGCCGGACCAGGGCCATCGTGCTGACCACGTTCGGCGAGCAGGAGTACGTCGCGCGCGCCCTGCGCGGCGGCGTGACGGGTTTCCTGCTCAAGGACACCCCGCCGGACGACTTGATCCGCGCGGTCCGGGGCGCCGCCGCCGGCGAGGCGATCCTGTCGCCGCGGATCACCCGGCACGTGATCGAGACGTACGTGGTGGACCACCGGGATCCCGCCGGCGACGCCCGCCGCCGGGTCGCCACGCTGACCGCCCGCGAGCGGGAGGTGCTCGCGCTGCTCGGCGACGGCTCGTCGAACGCGGACATCGCCAGGGCCCTGATGATCAGCGAGGGCACCGCGAAAGCGCACGTCAGCCGGATCCTGACCGGCCTGGGCTGCGCCAACCGGGTGCAGGCCGCGATCCTCGCGCACGAGGCGGGCCTGCTGCGCCCGGCGTGA
- a CDS encoding nitroreductase family deazaflavin-dependent oxidoreductase, which translates to MTSATDLHGAPHVARYLETDGEDGFYWRNGTTILILFTTGRKSGEERSHALIFREHGNAYLVVASKGGTDAPPAWFVNLQADPSVEVQIKGERFRATARVATSAEKPEMWAKMTEVWPDYDEYQKKTDREIPVVVLERA; encoded by the coding sequence ATGACTTCTGCGACCGATCTGCACGGCGCGCCGCATGTCGCGCGGTACCTGGAGACCGACGGGGAGGACGGGTTCTACTGGCGCAACGGCACCACGATCCTGATTCTCTTCACCACGGGACGTAAGTCCGGCGAGGAGCGTTCGCACGCCCTGATCTTCCGCGAGCACGGCAACGCGTACCTGGTGGTGGCGTCGAAGGGCGGCACCGACGCGCCGCCGGCCTGGTTCGTGAACCTGCAGGCCGACCCGTCGGTCGAGGTCCAGATCAAGGGCGAGCGGTTCCGGGCCACCGCCCGGGTCGCCACGAGTGCGGAGAAACCGGAGATGTGGGCGAAGATGACCGAGGTCTGGCCCGACTACGACGAGTACCAGAAGAAGACCGACCGGGAGATCCCGGTCGTGGTCCTGGAACGCGCCTGA
- a CDS encoding ABC transporter transmembrane domain-containing protein — MYGSVWFATLALTPYLISQAVDRGLAPRSLSALIGWVAAVLVLGLATAGLGIMRHRTMTKLRLQAALITADLVLEHATRLGSALPRRVTAGEVVTIGISDVWTIGRAMNVGGVGVAATVAFLTVATLLFGTSPTLAVVVLVGMPVLVVVVGPLLGRTQRAGSRYRLAQGELTARLVDVLGGLRILNGLGGKDTHLDRYRRESARVRDLGYRVGRPAGWIGALGDGLPLIFLGVVTWLAARLTAMGELTVGELIAVYGYTAMLAVPVNVLIFCGFDVTHGLVAARRVTEFLRLPVDDPAGAPLTAADVLHDPESGVSAEPGRLTALVADRPSDAIAVIDRLGRYGTTRATCGDRRLDTFALPSVRSRLLVAENDASLFAGSLRTVVAGPSEPDDTRVRAAIAAAAATDIAGDLGREVEWDGRNLSGGQRQRLRLARALHADPEMLLAVEPTSAVDAHTEAAIAERLTAARSGRGTVLATTSPVLLDRADRVHYLVGGRVEASGTHQQLLTGSPGYRALVTRAFGEAL; from the coding sequence ATGTACGGGTCGGTCTGGTTCGCCACGCTGGCGCTCACCCCGTACCTCATCTCGCAGGCCGTGGATCGCGGCCTCGCGCCGCGCAGCCTGAGCGCGCTGATCGGTTGGGTCGCGGCGGTCCTGGTCCTGGGTCTGGCCACGGCCGGGCTCGGCATCATGCGGCACCGGACGATGACCAAGCTGCGGCTGCAGGCCGCGCTGATCACCGCGGACCTGGTGCTGGAGCACGCGACCCGGCTCGGTTCGGCGTTGCCGCGCCGGGTCACCGCGGGCGAGGTGGTGACGATCGGCATCTCCGACGTGTGGACGATCGGCCGGGCGATGAACGTCGGCGGGGTCGGGGTGGCCGCGACGGTGGCGTTCCTGACCGTGGCGACGCTGCTCTTCGGCACGTCACCGACGCTGGCCGTGGTGGTGCTCGTCGGGATGCCGGTGCTCGTGGTGGTCGTCGGGCCGCTGCTCGGACGCACCCAGCGGGCCGGGTCGCGGTACCGGCTCGCCCAGGGCGAGCTGACCGCGCGGCTCGTCGACGTCCTCGGTGGCCTGCGGATCCTCAACGGCCTCGGCGGGAAGGACACCCATCTCGACCGCTACCGGCGGGAGTCGGCGCGGGTCCGGGACCTGGGGTACCGGGTGGGGCGGCCGGCCGGATGGATCGGCGCGCTCGGCGACGGCCTCCCGCTGATCTTCCTGGGGGTGGTGACGTGGCTGGCCGCGCGGCTCACGGCCATGGGCGAGCTCACCGTGGGTGAGCTGATCGCGGTGTACGGGTACACGGCGATGCTGGCCGTGCCGGTGAACGTCCTGATCTTCTGTGGATTCGACGTCACGCACGGGCTGGTGGCCGCGCGGCGGGTCACCGAGTTCCTGCGGCTGCCCGTGGACGACCCGGCCGGCGCGCCGCTGACCGCCGCGGACGTGCTGCACGACCCGGAGTCCGGCGTGTCCGCCGAGCCCGGGCGGCTCACCGCGCTGGTGGCCGACCGGCCGTCCGACGCGATCGCCGTGATCGACCGTCTGGGCCGGTACGGGACGACCCGGGCGACCTGCGGGGACCGCCGTCTCGACACGTTCGCGCTGCCGTCGGTGCGCTCCCGTCTCCTGGTCGCCGAGAACGACGCGAGCCTCTTCGCCGGCTCCCTGCGGACGGTCGTGGCCGGCCCGTCCGAGCCGGACGACACGCGGGTCCGGGCCGCGATCGCCGCGGCGGCCGCCACCGACATCGCCGGCGACCTCGGCCGGGAGGTGGAGTGGGACGGGCGCAACCTCTCCGGCGGCCAGCGGCAGCGGCTGCGGCTGGCCCGCGCGCTGCACGCCGACCCGGAGATGCTTCTCGCGGTCGAGCCCACGTCGGCGGTCGACGCGCACACCGAGGCGGCGATCGCGGAACGGCTCACCGCCGCCCGGTCCGGCCGGGGTACGGTGCTCGCCACCACCTCGCCGGTGCTGCTCGACCGCGCCGACCGGGTGCACTACCTGGTCGGCGGGCGGGTCGAGGCCAGCGGCACGCATCAGCAGCTGCTCACCGGGTCACCGGGGTACCGGGCGCTCGTCACGCGGGCCTTCGGGGAGGCGCTGTGA
- a CDS encoding ABC transporter ATP-binding protein: MSTVLPIAGNREVGRAALRLLAADRPAVAALISFSSLAALAGLGAPWLLGRVIDTVSAGGGVAAVDRLALGVLACAVLQTLLARVALGIGYRFGERTAARIREGFLRRALDLPASVVERVPSGDLAARGSTDVDAVATTLRDVLPKVFIGFVQVVFILVAVLAIDPLLGFSGLLGLSGIWFCVRWYLSRARDAYLAEGAANSRLAEELSATTSGARTVEAFGLARQRLDAGAAAITETRRTRLATLALRTVFFPLVEASYVVPTVLTLLIGGLFYIDGRVTLGVVAATVLYLRQLVNPLDTILLWVEQLQSSIASFARIEGLGSIPAPQTGAPVAVMPPRDDRIEVRGVRYAYETGRDVLHDVDLTVRPGERLAVVGLSGAGKSTLGRLLAGVDRPSAGSVTVGGVPIADLPPDQLRRQVVLVTQEHHVFRESLRANLMVAAPDDRLRQALATVGADWADDLDRDLGEHPLDGAQAQQLALARVLLADPHTVILDEATALLDPTAARTAERALAAVLHERTVIAIAHRLQTAHDADRVAVMDDGRIIELGTHDELVAAGGPYAALWRSWHHTPSVRG, from the coding sequence GTGAGCACGGTGCTGCCGATCGCCGGGAACCGCGAAGTGGGCCGGGCCGCGCTGCGGCTGCTCGCCGCCGACCGTCCCGCGGTCGCCGCGCTGATCTCGTTCAGCTCGCTGGCGGCCCTCGCCGGGCTGGGCGCGCCGTGGCTGCTCGGCCGGGTGATCGACACCGTCTCGGCGGGTGGTGGCGTCGCGGCGGTGGACCGGCTCGCCCTTGGTGTGCTGGCCTGCGCGGTCCTGCAGACGCTGCTGGCCCGGGTCGCGCTCGGCATCGGCTACCGGTTCGGGGAGCGCACCGCGGCCCGGATCCGGGAGGGATTCCTGCGGCGGGCACTCGACCTGCCCGCGTCCGTCGTCGAGCGGGTCCCGTCCGGCGACCTGGCCGCCCGCGGCAGCACCGACGTCGACGCGGTCGCCACCACGCTGCGCGACGTCCTGCCGAAGGTGTTCATCGGCTTCGTCCAGGTGGTGTTCATCCTGGTCGCGGTGCTGGCGATCGACCCGCTGCTGGGGTTCTCCGGCCTGCTCGGGCTCTCCGGCATCTGGTTCTGCGTGCGGTGGTACCTGAGCCGGGCACGGGACGCGTACCTCGCCGAGGGCGCGGCGAACTCCCGGCTGGCCGAGGAGCTGTCGGCCACCACCTCGGGGGCCCGGACCGTCGAGGCGTTCGGCCTGGCGCGCCAGCGCCTCGACGCGGGCGCCGCCGCGATCACCGAGACCCGCCGCACCCGGCTCGCCACGCTCGCCCTGCGCACCGTCTTCTTTCCGCTGGTCGAGGCGTCGTACGTGGTGCCGACCGTGCTGACGCTGCTGATCGGCGGCCTGTTCTACATCGACGGGCGGGTCACGCTGGGTGTGGTCGCGGCCACCGTGCTCTATCTGCGGCAGCTGGTGAACCCGCTGGACACCATCCTGCTCTGGGTCGAACAGTTGCAGAGCAGCATCGCGTCGTTCGCCAGGATCGAAGGATTGGGGTCGATCCCCGCTCCGCAGACGGGCGCACCCGTTGCCGTCATGCCGCCCCGCGATGACCGGATCGAGGTCCGTGGGGTGCGATACGCCTACGAGACCGGCCGGGACGTGCTGCACGACGTCGACCTCACCGTGCGGCCCGGCGAGCGGCTCGCCGTCGTCGGACTCTCCGGCGCCGGCAAATCCACCCTGGGCCGGCTGCTGGCCGGGGTCGACCGGCCGTCCGCCGGCTCGGTGACGGTCGGCGGGGTGCCGATCGCCGATCTGCCGCCCGACCAGCTGCGCCGCCAGGTCGTCCTGGTCACCCAGGAGCACCACGTCTTCCGCGAGTCGCTGCGCGCCAACCTGATGGTGGCCGCCCCCGACGACCGGTTGCGGCAGGCGCTCGCCACCGTCGGCGCGGACTGGGCCGACGACCTCGACCGGGACCTGGGGGAGCACCCGCTCGACGGCGCGCAGGCGCAGCAGCTGGCCCTGGCCCGGGTGCTGCTGGCCGACCCGCACACGGTGATCCTCGACGAGGCCACCGCGCTGCTCGACCCGACCGCCGCGCGGACCGCGGAACGGGCCCTGGCGGCGGTGTTGCACGAGCGTACGGTGATCGCGATCGCCCACCGTTTGCAGACCGCGCATGACGCCGACCGGGTAGCGGTGATGGACGACGGCCGGATCATCGAGCTCGGCACCCATGACGAGCTGGTCGCGGCGGGCGGGCCGTACGCCGCGCTGTGGCGCTCCTGGCACCACACCCCGTCGGTACGCGGGTGA
- a CDS encoding GNAT family N-acetyltransferase translates to MLIREKTDADYDATLELLLRVHARDGYPMRITPDAVPGFLRSGHPVAAWVAEDAGRIVGHVALHCPPEDPTLTVASRATGLPVERLALVARLFVAPELRRSGLGRRLLRHAAAHAPARDRRAVLDVGQELRSAVALYEAEGWDRVGELHEPLDDDTMLHLWVYVSPSPAH, encoded by the coding sequence GTGCTGATCCGGGAGAAGACCGACGCCGACTACGACGCCACGCTTGAGCTGCTCCTCCGGGTGCACGCCCGCGACGGCTACCCCATGAGGATCACCCCCGACGCCGTGCCGGGCTTTCTCCGCTCCGGGCACCCGGTCGCCGCCTGGGTCGCCGAGGACGCCGGTCGGATCGTCGGGCACGTCGCCCTGCACTGCCCGCCGGAGGATCCGACCCTCACGGTGGCGTCGCGGGCCACCGGTCTTCCCGTGGAGCGGCTCGCGCTGGTGGCCCGGCTGTTCGTCGCGCCGGAGCTGCGCCGCTCCGGGCTGGGCCGGCGACTGCTGCGGCACGCCGCCGCCCACGCACCCGCGCGGGACCGCCGGGCGGTGCTCGACGTGGGGCAGGAGCTGCGTTCGGCGGTGGCGCTCTACGAGGCCGAGGGCTGGGATCGCGTCGGTGAGCTGCACGAACCGCTCGACGACGACACGATGCTGCACCTCTGGGTCTACGTGAGCCCGTCACCCGCGCACTGA
- a CDS encoding permease prefix domain 1-containing protein, with translation MTTLIDRYVFTVLRRVPEQQRTDIDRELRTSIEDAVEARVAGGSLPEAAVEQTLLELGDPDRLADGYADRRQYLIGPEFFDVWRRLLTVLLATVLPIVVAVTTTIKLLEDASIGTAIGTAVTTVITVGAHMAFWVTLVFAIMERTGLGRSELPRREWNLGDLPKYEPRATTISELAAGIAWPVLLIVALVLQQFTFTEVPVLNPDNWSFWWPYLIVVLILEALYAVWLFRKETWNHLVTLVNALLAVLFTAPVVWLLSTDRFFNPEWLSTLDMGSVSDPGSWLTGIAIAIAVIGSVYDVIDVAIRAQRSRRGVPTRVPGTGAEYTNPI, from the coding sequence GTGACCACGCTCATCGACCGTTACGTCTTCACCGTCCTGCGCCGCGTCCCGGAGCAGCAGCGCACCGACATCGACCGTGAACTGCGCACATCCATCGAGGACGCGGTCGAGGCCCGGGTGGCCGGTGGTTCGCTGCCGGAGGCGGCGGTCGAGCAGACGCTGCTCGAGCTCGGCGATCCCGACCGGCTCGCCGATGGGTACGCGGACCGCCGGCAGTACCTGATCGGACCGGAGTTCTTCGACGTGTGGCGCAGGCTGCTCACCGTGCTGCTGGCGACGGTGCTGCCGATCGTCGTCGCGGTCACCACCACGATCAAGCTCCTGGAGGACGCGTCGATCGGCACAGCGATCGGCACAGCGGTCACCACCGTGATCACCGTCGGCGCGCACATGGCCTTCTGGGTCACCCTGGTCTTCGCGATCATGGAGCGCACCGGCCTGGGCCGCTCCGAGCTGCCGCGCCGCGAATGGAACCTCGGCGACCTCCCGAAGTACGAGCCGCGGGCCACCACGATCAGCGAACTCGCGGCCGGCATCGCGTGGCCGGTCCTGCTGATCGTCGCCCTGGTCCTGCAGCAGTTCACATTCACCGAGGTGCCCGTCCTCAACCCGGACAACTGGAGCTTCTGGTGGCCGTACCTGATCGTGGTCTTGATCCTCGAGGCGCTGTACGCGGTGTGGCTGTTCCGCAAGGAGACCTGGAACCACCTGGTCACGCTGGTGAACGCGCTGCTCGCGGTCCTGTTCACGGCACCGGTGGTGTGGCTGCTGAGCACCGACCGCTTCTTCAACCCGGAGTGGCTGTCCACATTGGATATGGGCTCGGTGTCGGACCCGGGGTCGTGGCTGACCGGCATCGCGATCGCGATCGCGGTGATCGGCTCGGTGTACGACGTGATCGACGTGGCGATCCGGGCGCAGCGCAGCCGCCGGGGCGTCCCGACGCGGGTCCCGGGCACCGGGGCTGAGTACACCAATCCGATCTGA
- a CDS encoding PadR family transcriptional regulator, whose amino-acid sequence MTMDATLSTHLQELRRGTVVVASLTVLREPGYGYSLLETLSAAGFEVEANTLYPLLRRLESQGLLTSSWNTDEARPRKFYRTTEQGDAIASALRDEWARLDKAVTDLETPGSHQ is encoded by the coding sequence ATGACAATGGATGCGACGCTCTCCACTCACCTGCAGGAGTTGCGCCGCGGCACGGTCGTCGTCGCGAGCCTCACCGTCCTCCGGGAGCCGGGATACGGGTACTCGCTGCTCGAAACACTGAGCGCGGCCGGTTTCGAGGTGGAGGCGAACACGCTCTACCCCCTGCTGCGGCGCCTGGAGTCCCAGGGCCTGCTGACCAGTTCGTGGAACACCGACGAAGCCCGCCCGCGCAAGTTCTACCGCACCACCGAGCAGGGCGACGCCATCGCGTCCGCGCTGCGCGACGAGTGGGCGCGGCTCGACAAGGCAGTGACCGATCTCGAAACCCCCGGGAGCCACCAGTGA
- a CDS encoding macrolide family glycosyltransferase codes for MPHIAVVSIPAHGHVNPSLEIVRTLVERGHRVTYANAPSFAEVIESTGATLKPYESTLPTTEESWSGDPIEQLTIFLDDAIAMLPQLRAAYDDDRPDLFLYDIAGAPARLLAEEWGIPAIQLSPTFVAWDGYEAEMAPVVETMRADPRGAAYYRRFTEWLTANGSAVTDSMAWQGRPARGLALIPRALQPNADRVDPTVYDFVGPIFGDRAHQGGWTRPAAALGKKVLLVSLGSAFTEHPEFYRRCVTAFGDLPGWHTVLQIGKHVDPAVLGAVPESIEVHPWVPQLAILEQADVFLTHAGMGGSSEGLWAGTPMIAAPQAADQFANAEQLAAIGVATVIDSATVTAGELRAALLALVSGPAPARSAEIKAEVRANGGAIRAATLIEAAI; via the coding sequence TTGCCGCACATCGCCGTCGTCAGCATCCCGGCACACGGTCACGTCAACCCGAGCCTGGAGATCGTCCGCACCCTGGTCGAGCGGGGTCACCGGGTCACGTACGCCAACGCCCCCTCGTTCGCCGAGGTCATCGAGTCCACCGGGGCCACCCTGAAGCCCTACGAATCCACCCTGCCCACCACCGAGGAGTCCTGGAGCGGCGATCCGATCGAGCAGCTCACGATCTTCCTGGACGACGCGATCGCGATGCTCCCGCAACTGCGCGCCGCGTACGACGACGACCGCCCCGACCTGTTCCTCTACGACATCGCCGGCGCGCCGGCCCGGCTGCTCGCCGAGGAGTGGGGCATCCCGGCGATCCAGCTCTCCCCCACGTTCGTCGCCTGGGACGGCTACGAGGCGGAGATGGCGCCGGTCGTCGAGACGATGCGGGCCGACCCGCGGGGCGCCGCCTACTACCGGCGGTTCACCGAGTGGCTCACCGCGAACGGCTCGGCGGTGACCGACAGCATGGCGTGGCAGGGCCGGCCGGCGCGCGGCCTCGCCCTCATCCCGCGTGCCCTGCAGCCGAACGCCGACCGGGTGGACCCGACGGTCTACGACTTCGTCGGCCCGATCTTCGGCGACCGCGCGCACCAGGGCGGCTGGACCCGTCCCGCCGCCGCGCTCGGCAAGAAGGTCCTGCTCGTCTCGCTGGGCTCCGCGTTCACCGAGCACCCGGAGTTCTACCGGCGCTGCGTCACGGCCTTCGGCGACCTGCCCGGCTGGCACACCGTGCTGCAGATCGGCAAGCACGTCGACCCGGCGGTTCTCGGCGCGGTGCCGGAGAGCATCGAGGTGCACCCGTGGGTGCCACAGCTGGCGATCCTGGAGCAGGCGGACGTCTTCCTCACCCACGCCGGGATGGGCGGCAGCAGCGAGGGACTCTGGGCCGGGACCCCGATGATCGCCGCGCCGCAGGCCGCCGACCAGTTCGCGAACGCCGAACAGCTCGCCGCCATCGGCGTCGCCACCGTCATCGACTCGGCCACGGTCACCGCCGGCGAACTGCGAGCCGCCCTGCTTGCCCTGGTCAGCGGTCCGGCGCCGGCGCGGAGTGCGGAGATCAAGGCCGAGGTACGGGCCAACGGTGGCGCCATCCGGGCAGCAACCCTGATCGAGGCGGCGATCTGA
- a CDS encoding TetR/AcrR family transcriptional regulator: MTADPARRNERSRRAILTAALDLLGETGYADLTIEAIAARAGVGKQTIYRWWRKKGAIILEALVDAMAAAEAVALPDTGDLAADLRTVMRATVAEFADPKLSATTRAITIETLGDESLGVQVRDQLLRPQLDAVKDRLRAGRDAGQVRDGVDLDQAVELLFGPLYHRWLLRTGPLTDDYADGIVELAVAAIRPDRK; encoded by the coding sequence ATGACCGCAGACCCCGCCCGCCGCAACGAGCGCTCCCGCCGGGCCATCCTCACCGCCGCCCTCGACCTGCTGGGCGAAACCGGCTACGCCGACCTCACGATCGAGGCCATCGCGGCCCGCGCGGGCGTCGGCAAGCAGACCATCTACCGCTGGTGGCGGAAGAAGGGCGCGATCATCCTGGAAGCGCTGGTCGACGCGATGGCGGCGGCCGAGGCGGTCGCCCTGCCGGACACCGGCGATCTGGCGGCCGACCTGCGCACGGTCATGCGGGCGACGGTCGCCGAGTTCGCCGACCCGAAACTCTCCGCCACCACCCGGGCGATCACCATCGAGACGCTCGGCGACGAGAGCCTCGGCGTCCAGGTCCGCGACCAGCTGCTGCGCCCGCAGCTGGACGCGGTCAAGGATCGGTTACGCGCCGGCCGGGACGCCGGTCAGGTCCGCGACGGCGTCGACCTCGATCAGGCGGTGGAGCTGCTCTTCGGCCCGCTCTACCACCGCTGGCTGCTGCGCACCGGCCCGCTCACCGACGATTACGCCGACGGCATCGTGGAGCTCGCCGTCGCCGCGATCAGACCCGATCGAAAGTGA
- a CDS encoding carbon-nitrogen hydrolase family protein — MTIAAAQPATAAFDVAGNAVAHAASIRAANARVVVFPEMSLTGYELTAPLIAPDDPRLAPIVEACAATGTLALVGAPTPGPWIGVLAIDGSGARIAYGKTYLHGTEADRFAPGEPAVVEVDGWRLGVAVCRDTGIPEHAARTAKLGIDGYVAGVVHQDHEAHVHGERARRVAAEHGVWVVTAAFAGATGGGFDRTSGRSGIWDARGELVAAAGPDPDDVAVFTFDRV; from the coding sequence CTGACGATCGCGGCCGCCCAGCCGGCGACGGCGGCGTTCGACGTGGCAGGCAACGCGGTGGCGCACGCGGCGTCGATCCGGGCCGCGAACGCCCGGGTCGTGGTCTTCCCGGAGATGTCACTGACCGGGTACGAGCTGACCGCGCCCCTGATCGCCCCGGACGACCCGCGCCTGGCCCCGATCGTCGAGGCGTGCGCCGCGACCGGCACGCTCGCCCTGGTCGGCGCGCCCACCCCCGGCCCGTGGATCGGCGTGCTCGCGATCGACGGCTCGGGCGCGCGGATCGCCTACGGCAAGACCTATCTGCACGGCACCGAGGCGGACCGGTTCGCGCCGGGCGAGCCCGCCGTGGTCGAGGTCGACGGGTGGCGGCTCGGGGTCGCGGTCTGCCGGGACACCGGGATCCCGGAGCACGCGGCGCGGACCGCGAAGCTGGGCATCGACGGGTACGTGGCGGGCGTGGTCCACCAGGACCACGAGGCACACGTGCACGGTGAGCGGGCCCGGCGGGTCGCGGCGGAGCACGGGGTGTGGGTGGTGACCGCCGCTTTCGCGGGAGCCACGGGCGGGGGCTTCGACCGTACGTCGGGAAGGTCGGGAATTTGGGACGCTCGGGGGGAACTCGTCGCCGCGGCGGGACCCGACCCGGACGACGTCGCGGTCTTCACTTTCGATCGGGTCTGA